Within the Microbispora sp. ZYX-F-249 genome, the region ACGTACCAGCCCGGAGATCGGGTGCTCATCCGGCGGGGCCGGCGGGCCGTCCTGCGGCGCGGCCAGGTGGTGGTCTTCCGGCGCCGCCCGCCGGACAGCACGGGCCGGCCGGCCCGACTGCGCGACACGGAGTGGCTGATCAAGCGGATCGCCGCGATGCCGGGCGACGCGGTGCCCGACCGGGTCACCGCCGGTACGCGTGCCGCGCCGGGCGACGTGGTCCCGGCCGACCGGCTGGTGGTTCTCGGCGACGGCCCCAACAGCAGTGACTCCCGGCACTGGGGTTACCTGCCGGTGAGCGAGGTACTGGGCGTCGTGGTCCGCAGATTGTCCTGAAACACCTGTTCGCGGCCCCGGCCGCGAGCGGAACCCGGGGAACCCGGGGACGGTCGACGACAGACGCACGGGACACCTCGCTAGCTCCCGCCGTCGCGGCGCCGGCCTGAGACGCGAGTGGTCCACGTCGCGGCCGGCGAGTCCCCGTCCGCGAGCAGGACGGCGGTCGCGGCGGCCTCGGCGGTGTTGCCGAGCCGCCGGAACAGCCGGTGGGCCGCCGCCCAGGACCGTACGGCCGCCTCCTGGTCGCCGCGGTCGCGCTGGGCCCGGCCGAGGGACCGCAGCGCGAGAGCCTGCTCGTGGAGGTCGTGCAGTCCCCGCGTGATGCGCACCGCCTCGGTGAGCGCGCGGACCGCCTCGTCCACCCGGCCGCCGAGCCGGTGGGACTCGCCCAGGACGCGGAGCGCGCCGGCCCGTCCCGACGGGACCGCGTACTCGTCGAACACGGGCATCACCTGTGCGATGAGCCGCGCCGGGTCCCGGCGCCCGAACCGCAGGGACAGGTCGCCGAGGGCGAGCAGGAGGCACGCCTCGAGCAGCCGCTCGTGCCGCCCCCGGCAGATCCGCAGGCCCTCCCCCAGCTGCCGGGAGACGTACGGCAGCGCGGCGTGGTCGCGGCAGGCGGCGGCCACCTCCCGCAGGGCGAGGGCCCTGGCCCCGAGGCTGTTCCCGCGGATCGCCAGGCGGAGCGCGTGGTCCGCGCAGGCGGCCGCGTCCCCGTGCAGCCCCTGTTCCCGGTCCGCGACGGCGCGCAGGGACCACAGACGGCTCAGGGCGGGCTCGTCGCCGATCTCCTCGGCCATGGCCATGGCCTCGTCCGCCGCCGCGCGGGCCTGGTCGGGGTCGCCCGCGCGGCGCAGCGCGAAGGCCCGCAGGCACAGCAGGTCGAGCGCGCCGTGCCGTTCCCCCGCCGCGAGGAACACCGCGAGTGCCGCCTCGATCGCCTCCGGGTCGACGCCGCGCCGCACGTCCACCCCGATCAGGCGCAGATGGCCGAGGCCGCGCGTCATCACCGCCTCCCCCCACTGGTCGCCGCCCACCTGGCACGCCCGCAGCGCCAGCTCGTGCGAGGACGACCAGTCCCGGTAGTGGCCGCGGAAGGCGTAGTAGCCGGCCGCGCGGGCGGACAGTTCCCAGGCCGCCTCGCTCATCCCGAGCCGGCATGCCTGCGCCACCCCCGCCAGCGGGGTCTCCCGCTCGCTGTCGAACCAGGCCGCCGCGTCACCTACCAGCGCTCTGGTGGTGGCGGGGTCGGCGTACCACCGGGGGGCCGCGCCGCGGATGGCGGAGACCGGCTGCTCCGGCAGGCCGCCTCCCGCCGCCTCGGCCAGCGCGAGCAGCGCGCCGAGAACGCGGGCGATCGCCTTGTCCCGTTCGACGGCGGTCTCCTCCAGCTCCGCGCGTTCCCGCGCGAAGAGCCGTACGAGGCCGGGGAACCGGTAGCGGAACCGCCCGGTCCCGTCGCCGCCCGCGCAGCTCAGGAGCTGGGCCTCGACGAGCAGGTCGGCGTACGTCTCGGCGTCGCGCACCGGCACGTCGAGGGCCGCCGCGAGCATCCAGGCGGCGAAGCCGGTGACGTCGAGCAGGCCGAGCATCCGCAGCGCCCGCCGGGCGGTCTCGTCGAGCCTGTCGTAGTCGGCGGCCAGCCCGGCCCGCACCGACAGGTCGCCGACGGCGAGCTCGTCCAGGCGCCGCCGCTCTCCCCGCAGGCGATCGGCCAGGTGCCCGAGGTGCCAGTGCTCGC harbors:
- a CDS encoding S26 family signal peptidase; the protein is MRYLVILLSLAAAAGIAAARRRFVVVRVAGTSMVPTYQPGDRVLIRRGRRAVLRRGQVVVFRRRPPDSTGRPARLRDTEWLIKRIAAMPGDAVPDRVTAGTRAAPGDVVPADRLVVLGDGPNSSDSRHWGYLPVSEVLGVVVRRLS
- a CDS encoding AfsR/SARP family transcriptional regulator; the encoded protein is MTGLAGVTVFEFDVLGPLRMRRDGTQVPLGPTMLRRLLATLLCTPGSPVPVPALIEALWGSTPPRSAHKTLQIYVLRLRRAMGERDRVVHGTGGYAVAVLPPELDALRFRELTTAGRAARRNADLTTAGMLFERALGLWRGTAFADAGDVAQVADEARRLEEERLLTCEELAVVDLARGRHAELVTGLTETARLHPYRERLHACLMLALSRAGRQAEALEVYQRTRTVLGEELGVEPGRLLRRAHEAVLRDEATGPIIDEILGAEGTARADEHGACPLHTGGGDGAGSDAEGRADEGRAGPAATVPCPLPPDIADFTGRRETVESLRLWLTGGGGRSSATPVVTLYGGAGTGKTTLAVHVAHRLRETFPDGRLHADLRGTGPRPAEPAEVLARFLAALGADARAVPDGTEERGELFRTLLADRRVLVVLDDAAGEEQVRPLLPGGPGCAVLVTSRRALAGLSARAVRVGPLDPACASELLARIAGPDRVAARPAVAAEIVRLCGHLPLAIRIAGAKLALREHWHLGHLADRLRGERRRLDELAVGDLSVRAGLAADYDRLDETARRALRMLGLLDVTGFAAWMLAAALDVPVRDAETYADLLVEAQLLSCAGGDGTGRFRYRFPGLVRLFARERAELEETAVERDKAIARVLGALLALAEAAGGGLPEQPVSAIRGAAPRWYADPATTRALVGDAAAWFDSERETPLAGVAQACRLGMSEAAWELSARAAGYYAFRGHYRDWSSSHELALRACQVGGDQWGEAVMTRGLGHLRLIGVDVRRGVDPEAIEAALAVFLAAGERHGALDLLCLRAFALRRAGDPDQARAAADEAMAMAEEIGDEPALSRLWSLRAVADREQGLHGDAAACADHALRLAIRGNSLGARALALREVAAACRDHAALPYVSRQLGEGLRICRGRHERLLEACLLLALGDLSLRFGRRDPARLIAQVMPVFDEYAVPSGRAGALRVLGESHRLGGRVDEAVRALTEAVRITRGLHDLHEQALALRSLGRAQRDRGDQEAAVRSWAAAHRLFRRLGNTAEAAATAVLLADGDSPAATWTTRVSGRRRDGGS